Below is a window of Rhodamnia argentea isolate NSW1041297 chromosome 11, ASM2092103v1, whole genome shotgun sequence DNA.
ACTACATACTGCAACCGAAGGATCAGCCATTGGCAACCGGGGGCCGACGGACGACGACCGGCGGATTGTTGGTGAGCAGACCGATGATCGGGGGTTAGCAGACGAGCAATCGGTGGATCGGCGAGCCGACGACTATAGGATTGTCAAACTAATGATCGGGGATAGGTGACCGGTGAACAGCAAACCGACAACCGGAAAACAGGGGGCCAACGGACTGGCGAGCGGTGGCCTACGATCGGCGGACGACGAATTGGCGAACAACGGATTGGTGAATCGGTGATCGGCAATCGGATGATTGACAAGTTGGCAAACTGGGACATGTGGCCGAGGGACCAACGAACAACGAGTCGATGGACAAAGAACCGGGCGCGCTACCGAGAGGATCGGGCAAACGGCACCGACGGACCCGCGATTGGCGGAAGGTGAATCGGTGATCGGGACTCGAGAGAGAAGGAGTGagcgatgagaagaattcttatatctcatttctgttctagaaatagagaagctaaaaattttagcttcttatttctattccaattctatttttgaaacaaatttgttctaaaaatagaaaatgaaattacACTACCAAATGGATTTCAACTTTAAATCTATTTCAGAAATAAGTTTAAAACAGAAATAGAGAAACATAATGATTATCATTCGCGTCCTTATTAACGAAACTTAATAAGGGGATATTCCGATATCTAATACGTTAGAGACGTATATAgttcgagagtgagagaaaatgTAGTAAATGATAATTAGCCCTTGCTTAGATATTTATCAAGCAGCCGTGGGATGCAGGTTAATAAGGACATTATTAAATTTGCTCCTTTCCATTTCGTTAGATACACTAATGGTGCTTTAGACTTTTAAAATTGGCCAACTTAGTTGATGATTTCAATTGAGGGCACTTTAAActttaaaattaataaatgtgTGTTTTAGCCATGATGAGAGTGGAAATAAGCTAGGAAGCACGGATACTCTCCTAGGGCCTCCGTGTagtgtcggacaccgacacgcATCCGACACTTTTCGACACCCGACCAACACGTGATCAACATGTATTAGACATCCGACACATGGTCAGAACTCCGGACATGCCGGCGTCACGCGAGTCCAAGATCCGGACACgcacgggatcaattttaaatattttcaataaattagatgtcaaaatgtaaatttatccaaaatatatatatttaagttATATAACTAGCCAcaccaaaattaatatatccaaataGTCCCAAACAAATATAATCGCAaattcttaataaaaaaaaaaaagaaactcgtCGCCGATATTGTTATATGCATTTAATATGCGTATCTCAACGCATCcaaattttctatattttgaaGAATGACGTGTCGCGCTTAGAAAATAGATTGcccttctttaaaaaaaaaattagtaaatatcGAATTAAATTACTCCCTGCAAAAGTGATGGAAATTACCACAATTTTAGCTTTTAACAGACCCTAGAGCTAGAAGTAGCATCCGAGGGCCAGCgggtcctttctctctctcttatccgctcttatcctctctctctctctctctctctctctctctcctgctgcTCCATCTGCTGCTCCATCTGCTGCTTCACATTTTCGTCGTCTTCCTCTCACTACTTATAAAGTGCGACATCCCAACTCCCTGCAGGGAACTTTTCCGTCCTCTCATCAATACATAATCCCCCATCATGACCCGCTCTCCCTCACCTCCCACCAaacccgcctccgccgccgcggcGCCCCCGCCGGAGGTCCTGGACGTGGAGTCCGACTTTGTCGTCATCCTCGCCGTCCTCCTCTGCGCGCTCATCTGCGTGGTCGGCCTCATCGCCGTCGCCCGCTGCGCCTGGCTCCGACGCTACCCCGGCCGAGGCGGCGCTGGCGGGGGCCCCGCCGCCCCCTCGCCGCGGCCCCCCCCGGCGGCCAACAGGGGCCTCAAGAGGAAGGCGCTGCAGTCGCTCCCCAAGATCGTGTACGGCCTCGAAGAAGCAGCTGCCGTCGGCGCCGCCAGGTTCCCGGTGGAATGCGCCATCTGCCTTGGCGAGTTCTCGGAGGGGGACGAGGTGAGGCTCTTGCCCCAGTGCGGCCACGGGTTCCACGTGGGCTGCATTGACCAGTGGCTGCGGTCCCACTCGTCGTGCCCGTCGTGCCGGCAGATCCTGGTCGTGGCGCGGTGCCAGAAGTGCGGCCATTTCCCGGCCGTCCCCGGCGACGGGACGGAGGCTCAGCTCAAGGCGAGAGAAGACGGCGGTAACAGCAACAGTTTCTTGccttaaaaggaaaatgggttcttcttcttctctcctcctcttctgtAATTGtcattttctcctcttcttttttggggaTGCTGAGGATTGACCTCGGTCAATGAGTTTGTACATGTGATCAGAAAGTTAATAACAGGATTGTAATAAGGGATTTTTATTAGGCGAGTACACACTCGTTGACCCCTGAAAAATACGaacgtgtttctttttttttttaattctttttttccttcctccttatCACATTGTCGATTGACCGGACAAAAATCACGATCATTCCTCGTTCGCTTAATAGCTCTTTTGTTTGTACAAAATTAACGGGTGGACTCGTATAGCCCCCTTTGTTCACATGCTTGATTGGGATGCTAGAATCACTTTCAAAACTAGGACTTTAAACCTTCATCATTCCCCCTACCATTCCATATTCGATCAAGTTGATCATCACATTTGGACAATCAAGCGCTCAATCGATCTCGTTACCAAGTATGGT
It encodes the following:
- the LOC115736306 gene encoding RING-H2 finger protein ATL80-like; this translates as MTRSPSPPTKPASAAAAPPPEVLDVESDFVVILAVLLCALICVVGLIAVARCAWLRRYPGRGGAGGGPAAPSPRPPPAANRGLKRKALQSLPKIVYGLEEAAAVGAARFPVECAICLGEFSEGDEVRLLPQCGHGFHVGCIDQWLRSHSSCPSCRQILVVARCQKCGHFPAVPGDGTEAQLKAREDGGNSNSFLP